In Lacrimispora indolis DSM 755, a genomic segment contains:
- a CDS encoding ABC transporter substrate-binding protein, which translates to MGKWKKSLCISAAIAALITGALIYRSQNREIILEFGMFTGSNWDVASANSFKIIDKAVRRFEESHPNVKIHYYSGIAKEDYSEWCARKLLEGKMPDVFMILDSDFDKFTSLGVMKDLDEMMAGDGEFHKEDFFTTALNTGRRNGRQYALPYETVPSLMFVNKSLLAKERIQMPKEDWTWEDMYEICRKVTKDTDKDGLLDQFGTYNYSWRDAFYTSGGKLYDENQDQLSFTDSRVLDAIKYIKRLSDLNQGQSVTQEDFNEGRVAFMPLTFAEYRTYKTYPYRIKKYTRFQWDCITFPAGKEGENISKVEALLMGINSKTKNDKLAWEFLKQLTYTEEMQMDVYLYSQGVPALKSVASSKEGANIIQEDMDEGEQVISSTLLYNVIEDGIIEPKLLQYQQVMNLADGEVSKILQENKNVDSSMKIFQRTISKYLQQQK; encoded by the coding sequence ATGGGGAAGTGGAAAAAGAGCCTTTGCATCAGTGCCGCCATAGCCGCACTGATAACGGGGGCCTTGATTTACCGCAGTCAGAACAGGGAAATAATTCTGGAATTCGGCATGTTTACGGGAAGCAACTGGGATGTGGCCAGTGCCAACAGCTTTAAGATCATAGACAAGGCAGTCAGACGTTTTGAAGAGTCTCATCCAAATGTGAAGATCCATTATTACAGCGGAATCGCAAAGGAGGACTATTCTGAATGGTGCGCCCGAAAGCTTTTGGAGGGGAAGATGCCGGATGTGTTTATGATACTGGATTCGGACTTTGACAAATTCACTTCCCTGGGAGTCATGAAGGATTTAGACGAAATGATGGCAGGAGATGGGGAGTTTCATAAAGAGGACTTTTTTACTACGGCCTTAAATACGGGCCGTCGCAACGGACGCCAGTATGCCCTGCCTTATGAAACTGTTCCGTCTCTCATGTTTGTAAACAAGTCCCTGCTGGCTAAGGAAAGGATCCAGATGCCCAAGGAGGACTGGACCTGGGAGGATATGTATGAAATATGCAGGAAGGTGACAAAGGACACGGACAAGGATGGACTTCTGGATCAGTTTGGCACTTATAATTACAGCTGGCGGGATGCCTTTTACACCAGCGGAGGCAAGCTGTATGACGAGAATCAGGACCAGCTTTCCTTTACAGACAGCCGGGTGCTGGATGCCATCAAATACATTAAGCGGCTCAGCGACTTAAACCAGGGCCAGAGCGTCACTCAGGAAGATTTTAATGAGGGCAGGGTGGCCTTCATGCCTTTGACCTTTGCGGAATACCGCACCTACAAGACCTATCCTTACCGGATCAAGAAATACACCAGATTTCAATGGGACTGCATCACTTTTCCTGCCGGAAAAGAAGGAGAAAACATATCAAAGGTTGAGGCTCTTTTGATGGGGATCAACAGCAAAACAAAGAATGATAAACTGGCATGGGAATTTTTAAAGCAGCTGACTTACACAGAAGAGATGCAAATGGATGTGTACCTGTATTCCCAGGGAGTTCCGGCTTTAAAAAGCGTGGCTTCCTCTAAGGAAGGGGCGAATATCATACAGGAAGATATGGATGAGGGGGAACAGGTAATCAGCAGCACCCTTCTGTATAATGTGATAGAGGATGGCATCATTGAGCCTAAACTTCTGCAGTATCAGCAGGTCATGAATCTGGCCGATGGAGAGGTGTCAAAGATCCTGCAGGAAAATAAGAATGTTGACAGCAGCATGAAAATATTTCAGAGGACGATCAGCAAGTATTTGCAGCAGCAGAAATGA
- a CDS encoding sugar ABC transporter substrate-binding protein, which yields MKARTGLFFLVIGILALLPGCQRNESRTRQHEAQLFGATYMTRNNPYFDILNQGIEEVVEANGDILLTRDPLQDQEKQNEQIMELIDEGICMLFLNPVDWEAVSPALDACKKAGVAVINVDTVVKDRDSVISIIETDNYQAGQLCALDMMKRKKSANIVILDNPIQMSITYRAQGFTDAIAGNGNYRVVYRHAAGGEIEVSSKVMEEVLRKNIDFDVILGGNDPTALGALAALQQARKEEGILIYGIDGSPDFKAILDMGYVTGTSAQSPKSIGRVAAETAYRYLAGEPVDQYISLPSTLITKDNLDNYEIDGWQ from the coding sequence ATGAAGGCAAGGACAGGATTATTTTTTCTGGTCATTGGAATATTGGCCCTTCTGCCCGGCTGCCAGAGGAATGAGAGCAGGACCAGGCAGCACGAGGCCCAACTTTTCGGAGCAACCTATATGACCAGAAACAACCCCTATTTTGACATATTGAACCAGGGAATCGAAGAGGTGGTTGAGGCCAATGGGGATATTCTTCTCACCAGGGACCCTCTTCAGGACCAGGAGAAGCAGAATGAACAGATCATGGAATTGATCGATGAGGGGATCTGCATGCTGTTTTTGAATCCGGTGGACTGGGAGGCTGTTTCTCCTGCCCTTGATGCGTGCAAAAAGGCGGGAGTAGCCGTCATCAATGTGGATACCGTTGTAAAGGACAGGGATTCTGTCATATCCATCATAGAAACGGACAATTACCAGGCAGGCCAGCTTTGCGCCCTGGATATGATGAAGCGGAAGAAATCCGCCAATATTGTAATTCTGGACAACCCCATACAAATGTCCATCACCTACCGTGCCCAGGGATTTACCGATGCCATTGCAGGAAACGGCAACTACCGGGTGGTGTACCGCCATGCGGCCGGCGGGGAAATTGAGGTGTCCTCCAAGGTGATGGAGGAGGTCCTGCGTAAAAACATTGATTTTGATGTGATTCTTGGCGGCAACGATCCCACGGCTTTGGGAGCTCTTGCGGCTTTGCAGCAGGCCAGGAAAGAGGAGGGGATCCTGATTTATGGAATCGACGGTTCCCCTGATTTTAAGGCCATTCTGGATATGGGCTATGTTACCGGGACCAGTGCCCAGAGTCCCAAGTCCATCGGCAGGGTGGCGGCTGAAACGGCATACCGGTATCTGGCAGGGGAGCCGGTGGATCAATACATCAGCCTTCCCAGCACCCTTATTACAAAGGACAATCTTGATAATTACGAAATTGACGGCTGGCAGTAG
- a CDS encoding ABC transporter permease: MTTRLQKNIKQYLKDNIGIIGALLILCIFLSIFPKTSSAFLSHKNMFNVLRQISSNLFLACGMTMVIILGGIDLSVGSIIALSGCVAAGCVARYNLPIFAAIIIGVLIGMAVGMMNGVVISKTTIPPFIVTLATMNVAKGLAYVYTGGSPVRVVTKAWQFLGAGYIGGIPTPVILLVFVLIITAIIMNKTKLGRHIYAVGGNAQAAKFSGISTARVKLLVHTYSGIMAGLAGVVLASRMYSGQPTAGDGAEMDAIAAVVVGGTSMAGGSGKIGGTIIGGLIIGVLNNGLNLMNVNSFWQYVVKGIVILLAVFIDYLRNKKKD, translated from the coding sequence ATGACAACAAGACTTCAAAAAAACATAAAACAATACTTGAAAGACAATATCGGCATTATCGGGGCATTGCTGATCCTGTGTATTTTCTTATCCATATTTCCAAAGACCAGCAGCGCCTTCCTTTCCCATAAAAACATGTTCAACGTATTAAGGCAGATTTCATCAAACTTATTCCTGGCATGCGGCATGACTATGGTCATCATCTTGGGAGGCATCGACCTTTCCGTAGGCTCTATCATAGCCTTGTCCGGCTGCGTGGCGGCAGGCTGTGTAGCCCGTTATAATCTTCCCATATTTGCGGCCATCATCATCGGCGTGCTCATCGGCATGGCAGTGGGAATGATGAACGGTGTGGTCATTTCCAAAACGACCATTCCCCCGTTTATCGTGACCCTTGCTACCATGAACGTGGCAAAAGGTCTGGCGTATGTGTATACTGGCGGCTCCCCGGTTCGGGTGGTTACAAAGGCATGGCAGTTTCTCGGCGCCGGTTACATCGGGGGAATTCCCACGCCTGTCATACTTTTGGTGTTTGTCCTGATTATTACGGCAATAATTATGAATAAGACAAAGCTGGGGCGGCACATTTATGCGGTGGGCGGCAACGCCCAGGCGGCGAAATTCTCCGGTATCAGCACGGCCAGGGTAAAGCTTCTGGTTCATACTTATTCCGGCATCATGGCCGGCCTTGCAGGAGTGGTCCTGGCCTCCCGTATGTATTCCGGGCAGCCTACGGCAGGTGACGGTGCGGAAATGGATGCCATTGCAGCAGTCGTGGTAGGCGGCACCTCCATGGCAGGCGGTTCCGGCAAGATCGGCGGAACCATTATCGGCGGCCTTATCATCGGTGTTTTAAACAACGGTCTGAACCTGATGAACGTCAATTCTTTCTGGCAGTATGTGGTGAAAGGCATCGTCATTCTTCTGGCTGTATTCATCGATTATTTAAGAAACAAAAAGAAGGATTAA
- a CDS encoding sugar ABC transporter ATP-binding protein, whose protein sequence is MSEKILLQMKNIHKSFPGVKALQGVDLELRTGEVHALLGENGAGKSTLIKVLGGIYIADEGEIFIDGQKVVIDGVNASHASGISIIHQELVLVPHMTVAENIFLGREPGKGGWVNHDIMEKEAQKLLDAYQMNISAEALVKNLTIAQQQMVEIVKAISYHSRILVMDEPTSSISDKEVEFLFRTMRTLTEKGVGIIYISHKMDELEQICDRVTVLRDGAFVGTEVVQDTTRDKLIAMMVGRELTKYYTRDYLQPGEVVLKCENIADGKMVKGTSFELRKGEIIGFAGLVGAGRSEAMKCIFGLTPGFTGEIYVEGREVKIKSPVDAMKYGIALVPEDRKQEGIYKVQTVRFNSTIEVLKSFIKGIWVDSGKEENITQEYIDMMDTKTPSQEQLIGNLSGGNQQKVMIGRWLATSPKILILDEPTRGVDVGAKSEIYGIMNDLVKDGMSIIMISSELPEILNMSDRVYVMCDGRITGCFSHEECVTQEQIMKLAAK, encoded by the coding sequence ATGAGCGAAAAGATTCTGCTTCAGATGAAAAATATTCATAAATCCTTCCCGGGAGTCAAAGCGCTTCAGGGAGTGGATTTAGAACTCCGTACCGGTGAGGTCCATGCGCTTCTTGGGGAGAACGGAGCCGGCAAGTCAACGTTGATAAAGGTTTTGGGCGGCATTTATATTGCGGACGAGGGGGAGATTTTCATTGATGGCCAGAAGGTGGTCATTGATGGAGTAAATGCTTCCCATGCAAGCGGCATTTCCATTATCCATCAGGAGCTGGTGCTGGTCCCTCATATGACTGTGGCGGAAAATATCTTTCTGGGGCGGGAGCCTGGAAAGGGCGGCTGGGTCAACCATGATATTATGGAAAAGGAAGCCCAGAAATTACTTGATGCCTATCAAATGAACATTTCTGCAGAGGCATTAGTGAAGAATCTGACAATCGCCCAGCAGCAGATGGTGGAGATTGTAAAGGCCATTTCCTATCATTCCAGGATCCTGGTCATGGATGAGCCTACTTCCTCTATTTCGGATAAAGAAGTGGAATTCTTATTCCGGACCATGCGGACGCTGACAGAGAAGGGCGTGGGGATCATTTACATTTCCCACAAAATGGATGAACTGGAGCAGATTTGTGACAGGGTAACGGTATTGAGAGATGGAGCGTTCGTAGGAACGGAAGTGGTTCAGGATACCACCAGGGATAAGCTGATCGCCATGATGGTCGGCCGGGAACTGACCAAATATTACACCCGTGATTACTTACAACCGGGGGAAGTGGTATTAAAATGTGAAAACATTGCAGACGGAAAGATGGTAAAAGGAACCAGCTTTGAACTGCGTAAAGGAGAAATCATAGGATTTGCAGGACTTGTGGGAGCAGGACGAAGTGAAGCCATGAAATGCATTTTCGGTCTTACCCCCGGCTTTACCGGAGAGATTTATGTGGAAGGCAGGGAAGTGAAGATCAAATCCCCTGTTGATGCCATGAAGTACGGAATCGCCCTGGTGCCTGAGGACAGGAAGCAGGAGGGAATTTACAAGGTACAGACGGTCCGCTTTAACTCTACCATTGAAGTGCTGAAATCCTTTATAAAAGGAATCTGGGTGGATTCGGGAAAAGAAGAAAACATTACCCAGGAATATATTGATATGATGGATACCAAGACGCCCTCCCAGGAGCAGTTGATCGGAAACTTATCCGGCGGGAACCAGCAGAAGGTCATGATCGGCAGATGGCTTGCCACCTCGCCAAAGATCCTGATCCTTGACGAGCCTACCAGGGGCGTGGATGTGGGGGCAAAATCAGAGATTTACGGAATCATGAATGATCTGGTAAAGGACGGGATGTCCATCATCATGATTTCCTCCGAGCTGCCGGAGATACTCAATATGAGCGACCGCGTTTATGTCATGTGCGACGGCAGGATCACAGGCTGTTTCAGCCATGAGGAATGCGTTACCCAGGAACAGATCATGAAGCTGGCTGCAAAGTAG
- a CDS encoding response regulator transcription factor codes for MIKVLIADDQELIRQSLQIVLNSRQDIMVTDVAADGQEVIRCVRKNVPDVILMDVRMPKMDGVQCTKIIKESYPQIKIIILTTFDDDEYVYNALKYGASGYMLKGVSMEELVGAITTVYNGWAMINPDIAAKVLRFFSQMAQADDTISVMEKNMEELTRTEWKIIAQVEKGASNKEIAKALNLSEGTVRNYLSTILNKLDLRDRTQLAIWAVQTNVRKRVET; via the coding sequence ATGATTAAAGTATTGATCGCGGATGATCAGGAGTTGATCCGTCAGAGCCTGCAGATCGTGTTAAACAGCAGACAGGATATCATGGTGACCGATGTGGCCGCAGACGGCCAGGAGGTGATCCGGTGTGTGAGGAAGAATGTGCCGGATGTGATTTTAATGGACGTGCGGATGCCAAAGATGGACGGAGTGCAGTGCACGAAGATCATAAAGGAAAGCTATCCCCAAATCAAGATCATCATACTGACTACCTTTGATGATGATGAATACGTGTATAACGCCTTAAAATACGGGGCAAGCGGATACATGTTAAAGGGTGTTTCCATGGAAGAGCTGGTAGGGGCCATAACCACTGTTTACAACGGCTGGGCCATGATCAATCCGGATATTGCGGCAAAGGTACTGCGTTTCTTTTCCCAGATGGCCCAGGCGGATGATACCATATCAGTCATGGAAAAGAACATGGAGGAATTGACCAGGACAGAATGGAAGATCATCGCCCAGGTGGAGAAGGGGGCCAGCAATAAGGAGATCGCAAAGGCTTTGAACCTTTCTGAGGGAACGGTCCGCAATTACTTAAGCACAATTTTAAACAAGCTGGATTTAAGGGACAGGACTCAGCTTGCCATATGGGCGGTCCAGACCAATGTGAGAAAGCGGGTAGAGACTTAA
- a CDS encoding sensor histidine kinase → MEEKKFNSRIGLLQVGILALNMISVMGISIFIYWTIEKIRRAYAAREFLNEIQAIVWYPYAKIWLCALLLVLLTLSMVIRDRLFPNNSKVILTSLVADFLICFGIIILLNFNYNGILLLVFSNVIMYVKNGKSRYILAAVAIGSFILADYELLSISYRLYSIQDYISYYSASVQQYLLSVYNILISLNVIVFVVYCVNIINEQQGNLDEIHGLNEKLQEVNEQLQKYSLMAEKMAETRERNRLAREIHDTLGHTLTGIAAGIDACLAIIGTSPDQTKKQLELISKVTRDGIKDIRRSVSELRPDALDRFSLEYAINKMVTDINAVSETRVYFDCKVQNLKFDEDEENAIYRVVQEGITNAIRHGHAREIWITIQRENQDILIQIKDNGIGCKEIKNGFGTKHMKERIRMLSGVVTFDGSNGFIVNARIPIRRGETYD, encoded by the coding sequence ATGGAAGAGAAAAAATTTAACAGCCGGATCGGCCTTCTTCAGGTGGGCATCCTGGCCTTAAACATGATATCGGTCATGGGAATCAGCATTTTTATTTACTGGACAATTGAAAAAATCCGGAGGGCATACGCTGCAAGAGAATTCTTAAACGAGATCCAGGCCATTGTCTGGTATCCTTATGCAAAGATCTGGCTCTGCGCCCTTTTATTGGTGCTGCTTACCTTAAGCATGGTGATCCGGGACCGTTTGTTTCCCAATAACAGCAAGGTCATCCTCACCAGTCTGGTGGCGGATTTCCTCATCTGCTTTGGGATCATCATCCTTTTGAATTTTAATTATAACGGAATCCTGCTCCTGGTATTTTCCAACGTCATTATGTATGTGAAAAACGGAAAGTCCAGGTATATCCTGGCTGCCGTTGCCATCGGAAGCTTCATATTGGCTGATTATGAGCTTTTGTCCATTTCCTACCGCCTGTATTCCATTCAGGATTATATTTCCTATTACAGTGCGTCGGTGCAGCAGTATCTTTTAAGTGTATACAATATTTTAATATCCTTAAATGTAATTGTGTTTGTTGTATATTGTGTCAATATCATCAATGAGCAGCAGGGAAACTTAGATGAGATCCATGGGCTTAATGAAAAGCTTCAGGAGGTCAACGAACAGCTTCAAAAATATTCCCTTATGGCTGAAAAAATGGCTGAGACAAGGGAGAGAAACCGCCTGGCCAGGGAGATCCATGATACCCTGGGCCATACCCTGACCGGGATTGCGGCGGGGATCGATGCCTGTCTTGCCATCATCGGGACGTCGCCGGATCAGACAAAGAAGCAGCTGGAGCTGATCTCCAAGGTAACCAGAGACGGGATAAAGGATATCCGCCGTTCTGTCAGTGAACTAAGGCCCGATGCCCTGGACCGTTTCAGCCTGGAATATGCCATTAATAAAATGGTCACGGATATTAATGCGGTGTCTGAGACAAGGGTATATTTTGACTGCAAGGTCCAGAACTTAAAGTTTGATGAAGATGAGGAAAATGCCATTTACCGGGTTGTCCAGGAAGGGATTACCAATGCTATCCGCCACGGGCACGCCAGGGAGATATGGATCACCATACAAAGAGAAAATCAGGACATCCTGATCCAGATCAAGGACAACGGAATCGGCTGTAAGGAAATAAAGAACGGCTTCGGCACGAAGCACATGAAAGAACGGATCAGGATGTTAAGCGGAGTTGTGACGTTTGACGGAAGCAATGGGTTTATCGTCAACGCAAGGATACCGATTCGGAGGGGGGAGACCTATGATTAA